The following are from one region of the Phormidium sp. PBR-2020 genome:
- a CDS encoding NAD(P)H-quinone oxidoreductase subunit 4: protein MDFPWLTTIILFPIVAALFIPFIPDKDGKTVRWYALIVGLIDFCAIVYTFYSYYDLTEPGMQLVESYAWIPQLNLNWSVGVDGLAMPLVILTGFITTLAILAAWPVTLKPKLFYFLMLAMYGGQIAVFAVQDILLFFLVWELELIPVYIILAIWGGKKRQYAATKFILYTAGGSLFILAAALTMAFHGDTVTFDMQALAAKDYGVALEVWLYAAFLIAYGVKLPIFPLHTWLPDAHGEATAPAHMLLAGILLKMGGYALIRMNAGMLPDAHAVFAPALVILGVVNIIYAALTSFAQRNLKRKIAYSSISHMGFVLIGIASYTDLGMSGAVLQMVSHGLIGASLFFLVGCTYDRTHTLMLDEMGGVGQKMKKVFAMWTVCALASLALPGMSGFVAELMIFVGFATSDAYSLTFRVVVVCLAAVGVILTPIYLLSMLRELLYGPENKELVEHEVLVDAEPREVFVIGSLLIPIIGIGLYPKLLTQVYDATTVQLTARLRDSVPSLVRRDQVAVQPTAMSVKSAPSLTD, encoded by the coding sequence ATGGATTTTCCTTGGCTCACAACAATCATACTTTTTCCCATCGTTGCCGCTTTGTTCATTCCGTTTATCCCGGACAAAGACGGAAAAACGGTGCGTTGGTATGCTCTCATCGTTGGACTGATTGACTTCTGTGCGATCGTCTATACCTTCTATAGCTACTACGACCTGACTGAACCGGGAATGCAACTGGTGGAATCCTACGCCTGGATTCCCCAGCTTAATCTCAATTGGTCGGTTGGGGTGGATGGCCTGGCCATGCCGCTGGTCATCCTAACCGGATTCATCACCACTCTGGCAATTCTGGCGGCTTGGCCCGTCACCCTGAAGCCGAAACTGTTTTATTTCCTGATGTTGGCCATGTATGGCGGTCAAATTGCCGTCTTTGCCGTTCAGGATATTCTGCTGTTCTTCCTGGTTTGGGAGTTGGAGTTAATCCCGGTTTATATCATCCTGGCCATCTGGGGTGGTAAAAAACGCCAATATGCGGCGACGAAGTTCATCCTCTATACCGCTGGCGGTTCTCTGTTTATCTTGGCGGCGGCTCTCACCATGGCTTTCCATGGGGATACAGTCACCTTTGATATGCAGGCTCTGGCGGCGAAAGACTATGGGGTGGCTCTGGAAGTTTGGCTTTATGCGGCGTTCCTGATTGCCTATGGGGTCAAGTTACCGATTTTCCCCCTGCATACTTGGCTCCCGGATGCCCATGGTGAAGCCACGGCCCCGGCTCATATGTTGCTGGCGGGGATTCTCCTGAAAATGGGGGGATATGCTCTGATTCGCATGAATGCGGGGATGTTGCCCGATGCTCATGCGGTATTTGCTCCCGCCTTGGTGATTCTGGGGGTGGTCAACATTATCTACGCCGCCCTAACCTCCTTTGCCCAACGCAACCTCAAGCGCAAGATTGCCTATTCATCCATTTCCCACATGGGCTTTGTCTTGATTGGGATTGCCTCATATACGGATTTAGGTATGAGTGGGGCGGTATTGCAGATGGTCTCTCACGGACTCATCGGTGCTAGTTTGTTCTTCTTGGTGGGTTGTACCTATGACCGCACTCATACCCTAATGCTCGATGAAATGGGTGGGGTGGGGCAGAAGATGAAAAAAGTCTTCGCTATGTGGACCGTCTGCGCCCTGGCTTCTCTGGCCCTACCGGGAATGAGTGGCTTTGTGGCGGAACTGATGATCTTTGTGGGCTTTGCTACCAGTGATGCCTATAGTCTGACCTTCCGTGTTGTCGTGGTTTGCTTGGCAGCAGTTGGGGTGATTTTGACCCCGATTTATCTGCTGTCGATGCTGCGGGAACTGCTGTATGGCCCTGAGAATAAAGAGCTGGTTGAACATGAGGTGTTGGTGGATGCTGAACCTCGTGAGGTCTTCGTGATTGGTTCTTTGCTAATTCCGATTATCGGTATTGGCCTCTATCCGAAGCTGTTGACCCAGGTCTATGATGCGACAACGGTTCAACTGACGGCACGGCTGCGGGACTCGGTTCCTTCGTTGGTTCGTCGGGATCAGGTCGCGGTTCAACCCACGGCAATGTCGGTTAAATCAGCACCGTCTCTAACGGACTAG
- a CDS encoding NAD(P)H-quinone oxidoreductase subunit 5, translating to MEPLYQYAWLIPVLPLIGAALVGSGLISYNQATNRLRQGNAVVIISLLGAAMVMSFALLWSQLQGHAPVTQTLEWAAAGDFHLSMGFIIDPLTSVMLVIVTTVALLVMIYTDGYMAHDPGYVRFYAYLSLFSSSMLGLVISPNLVQIYIFWELVGMCSYLLIGFWYDRQAAADACQKAFITNRVGDFGLLLGILALYWATGSFEFAEIGENLEELISTGALSSGMGVLFAVLVFLGPVAKSAQFPLHVWLPDAMEGPTPISALIHAATMVAAGVFLIARMFPVFEAVPAVLDIIAWTGAFTAFLGASIALTQNDIKKGLAYSTISQLGYMVMAMGVGAYSAGLFHLMTHAYFKAMLFLGSGSVIHGMEEVVGHNPDLAQDMRLMGGLRKYMPFTASTFLVGTLAICGIPPFAGFWSKDEILGAAFTANPALWAIGWLTAGITAFYMFRMYFSTFEGGFRGNDEEIRKQLSPDAHGHDHDDHSHSDSPHESPWTMTFPLVMLAIPSALIGLVGMPFANRFERFIHAPGEVVPTLAEMAEEFELSEFVVMAGSSVGIALVGITLASLMYLRQKIDPAAIAKTVQPLYQFSLNKWYFDELYDKVFVKGSRRLARQVMEVDYRIVDGAVNLTGLATLLGGEGLKYFETGRAQFYALTIFAAVLATVIFFGAT from the coding sequence ATGGAACCCCTATATCAGTACGCCTGGCTTATTCCAGTGCTGCCCCTCATCGGTGCAGCCTTGGTTGGCTCGGGCCTAATTTCCTATAACCAAGCCACCAATCGGCTGCGACAGGGCAACGCCGTGGTCATCATCTCCCTACTGGGAGCGGCCATGGTCATGTCCTTTGCGCTCCTCTGGAGTCAACTGCAAGGTCATGCCCCCGTCACCCAAACCTTAGAATGGGCAGCCGCTGGGGACTTCCACCTCAGTATGGGGTTTATTATTGACCCCCTAACCAGCGTCATGTTGGTCATCGTCACCACCGTTGCCCTGCTGGTGATGATCTACACCGATGGCTACATGGCCCATGACCCCGGTTATGTGCGCTTTTATGCCTATCTGAGCCTCTTTAGTTCCTCCATGTTGGGCCTGGTCATTAGCCCCAACCTGGTACAGATTTATATCTTCTGGGAACTGGTGGGGATGTGTTCGTATCTGCTGATTGGCTTCTGGTACGATCGCCAAGCGGCCGCCGATGCCTGTCAAAAAGCCTTCATCACCAACCGCGTCGGTGACTTTGGCCTACTGTTGGGCATCCTGGCCCTCTACTGGGCCACCGGTAGCTTTGAGTTCGCAGAAATTGGCGAAAACCTAGAAGAGTTAATCAGCACAGGCGCTCTCAGCAGCGGTATGGGGGTTCTCTTTGCCGTGTTGGTCTTTCTTGGTCCTGTGGCCAAATCTGCCCAATTCCCCCTCCATGTCTGGCTCCCGGACGCAATGGAAGGACCGACCCCCATCTCAGCCCTCATCCACGCCGCCACCATGGTCGCCGCTGGGGTGTTCCTCATTGCCCGGATGTTTCCCGTCTTTGAGGCCGTTCCCGCTGTTCTCGATATCATCGCCTGGACAGGTGCCTTCACCGCCTTCCTCGGTGCCAGTATCGCCCTCACGCAAAATGACATCAAAAAAGGTCTCGCCTACTCCACCATCTCCCAGTTGGGCTATATGGTCATGGCCATGGGTGTCGGGGCCTATAGTGCCGGACTCTTCCACCTGATGACTCATGCCTACTTCAAAGCCATGCTCTTTCTTGGCTCTGGCTCGGTCATTCATGGCATGGAAGAAGTCGTCGGTCATAACCCCGATTTAGCCCAAGATATGCGGCTAATGGGGGGACTGCGCAAATATATGCCCTTCACCGCCAGTACCTTCCTGGTAGGAACCTTGGCCATTTGCGGGATTCCTCCCTTTGCTGGCTTCTGGTCCAAAGATGAAATCCTCGGGGCCGCCTTCACCGCCAACCCCGCCCTCTGGGCCATCGGTTGGCTCACCGCCGGCATTACCGCCTTCTATATGTTTCGGATGTACTTCAGCACCTTTGAAGGCGGCTTCCGGGGCAATGACGAGGAGATTCGTAAGCAATTGAGTCCTGACGCTCACGGTCATGATCACGACGATCACAGCCACAGCGACAGTCCCCATGAATCTCCTTGGACGATGACCTTTCCCTTGGTGATGCTGGCCATTCCCTCCGCCTTAATTGGTTTGGTGGGGATGCCCTTCGCTAATCGCTTTGAACGCTTTATCCATGCCCCCGGTGAGGTCGTCCCCACCCTGGCGGAAATGGCAGAAGAGTTTGAACTGAGCGAGTTTGTGGTCATGGCGGGGAGTTCCGTCGGCATTGCCCTAGTTGGCATTACCCTGGCCTCGCTGATGTACCTGCGGCAGAAAATTGACCCAGCGGCGATCGCCAAAACCGTACAACCCCTCTATCAGTTCTCCCTCAACAAGTGGTATTTTGACGAACTCTATGACAAAGTCTTTGTCAAAGGCAGTCGTCGTCTGGCCCGTCAGGTGATGGAAGTGGACTACCGTATTGTCGACGGGGCCGTCAACCTCACCGGACTTGCTACTCTACTGGGGGGCGAAGGACTGAAATACTTTGAAACCGGTCGCGCTCAGTTCTACGCTCTGACCATCTTCGCTGCCGTCTTAGCGACTGTTATTTTCTTCGGCGCGACCTAA